A window of the Arachis duranensis cultivar V14167 chromosome 5, aradu.V14167.gnm2.J7QH, whole genome shotgun sequence genome harbors these coding sequences:
- the LOC107489304 gene encoding alpha-amylase 3, chloroplastic-like, which produces MIMGTFTTIGPLFHLCGGQHNLPIQQRSSNHHHEFKPFFTCFSTNNNNNAFSSTTTFFHRHRFLSHVVAASEIGTPIVESSPHQCSDDLLFTKIFPIKRTQMMEGMIFVRLDQSKELRNWELTVGCNLPGKWILHWGVSYVDDIGREWDKPPCDMIPPGSVTIKDYAIETPLKKSSISADEGDTFYEVKIDLKPDSKISTINFVLKDGENGAWHQYKGRDFKVPLPKYLKTPKRGFSLWPGGLTKISNILLKSITTVHNDQDKSSELINPKQENGQLEGFCIEVPITKEIDFNNSVTVSVKKCYQSETLKNVLYLETDLPGDIVLHWGLCRGNSRRWEVPPGPHPPGTVPYKDKALRSQLQAGDSTKGSSLQITLGEGFSGFAFVLKQNETWFKCMGNDFYVSLLDSNSIHKEDQPEGVEREVTKGTSQEASFLSFTDGIFGEIRNLVTDISANKNRKIKSKEPQESILQEIERLAAEAYNMFKSSVSTFSDVTSTLEPEATVVEPEAAVVEPEPAVGSRISTLVPKVCSAEGTGYEILCQGFNWESHKSGRWYVELKDKASELASLGFTVVWLPPCTESVSPEGYMPRDLYNLNSRYGNIDELKDLVKKFHELGIKTLGDAVLNHRCAHYQNPNGVWNLFGGRLNWDERAIVADDPHFQGRGNKSSGENFDAAPNIDHSQEFVRKDIIEWLCWLRKEVGYDGWRLDFARGFWGGYVKDYIQASDPYFAVGEFWDSLSYTDGELDHNQDAHRQRIVDWINATNGTAGAFDVTTKGILHSAFERCEYWRLSDSGGNPPGVMGWWPSHAVTFIENHDTGSTQGHWRFPSGKEMEGYAYILTHPGTPSVFLDHIFSHNKTEVGTLISIRTRNKIHCRSVVQIVKAEWDVYASIIDEKIAMKIGPGHFEPPAGSQNWSLAIAGRDYKIWEAK; this is translated from the exons ATGATAATGGGAACCTTCACCACCATAGGCCCACTCTTCCACCTTTGCGGCGGACAACATAATCTTCCAATTCAACAACGATCTTCCAATCACCACCACGAATTCAAACCCTTCTTCACTTGCTTTTCcaccaataacaacaacaatgcattTTCTTCCACCACCACCTTTTTCCACCGCCATAGGTTTCTTTCTCATGTGGTTGCTGCTTCTGAAATCGGCACGCCTATCGTGGAATCCTCCCCTCATCAATGCTCTGATGATCTGCTTTTCACCAAGATTTTCCCAATCAAGAGAACGCAAATG ATGGAGGGAATGATTTTCGTGAGATTAGATCAGAGTAAGGAATTGAGGAATTGGGAGCTTACAGTGGGTTGCAATCTACCTGGAAAATGGATTCTTCATTGGGGAGTTTcctatgttgatgacattggGAG GGAGTGGGATAAACCTCCTTGTGATATGATACCGCCTGGATCTGTTACTATAAAG GACTATGCAATAGAGACACCCCTGAAAAAGTCATCAATATCTGCTGATGAAGGAGATACATTTTATGAAGTCAAGATTGATCTTAAGCCCGACAGCAAAATTTCCACAATTAATTTTGTTCTCAAG GATGGCGAAAATGGAGCTTGGCATCAATATAAGGGAAGAGATTTCAAAGTTCCTTTGCCCAAATACCTTAAGACACCTAAAAGGGGCTTTAGTTTATGGCCAG GAGGTTTGACAAAGATATCTAACATTCTCCTGAAGTCAATAACAACAGTTCACAATGATCAAGATAAAAGCAGTGAGCTAATTAATCCAAAACAGGAAAATGGTCAACTAGAAGGTTTCTGTATAGAAGTGCCTATCACAAAGGAGATTGATTTCAATAACTCTGTTACTGTCTCTGTTAAAAAGTGTTATCAGTCTGAGACATTAAAAAATGTCCTATATTTAGAAACTGACCTACCTGGAGATATTGTACTTCACTGGGGACTTTGCAGGGGCAATTCAAGAAGGTGGGAAGTTCCACCTGGTCCTCATCCACCAGGAACAGTACCGTATAAAGACAAAGCTTTGAGATCTCAACTGCAG GCAGGAGACAGTACAAAAGGATCTTCTCTACAAATCACTTTAGGCGAAGGGTTTTCAGGATTTGCTTTTGTTCTTAAGCAAAATGAAACTTGGTTCAAATGCATGGGAAATGACTTTTACGTCTCTCTCTTGGATTCTAATAGCATTCATAAAGAGGACCAACCAGAAGGTGTGGAGAGGGAAGTGACCAAGGGGACAAGTCAAGAAGCTTCTTTCCTTTCATTTACTGATGGAATATTCGGCGAAATAAGGAATTTGGTGACAGACATTTCCGCTAATAAGAACAGAAAGATAAAATCGAAAGAGCCACAAGAAAGCATTCTTCAAGAAATTGAAAGACTTGCTGCTGAAGCCTATAATATGTTCAAAAGCTCGGTTTCAACTTTCTCAGATGTAACTTCTACACTAGAGCCTGAGGCCACTGTTGTGGAGCCTGAGGCCGCTGTTGTGGAACCTGAACCTGCTGTTGGATCAAGAATATCGACTCTAGTTCCAAAAGTATGTTCTGCAGAAGGCACGGGATATGAAATATTATGCCAAGGGTTTAACTGGGAATCTCATAAATCTGGAAGATGGTATGTGGAGCTTAAGGATAAGGCTTCAGAGCTAGCATCACTTGGTTTTACTGTAGTTTGGTTACCGCCGTGCACTGAGTCTGTTTCACCTGAAGGATACATGCCAAGGGATTTATATAACTTAAATTCAAG ATACGGAAACATTGATGAACTGAAGGATTTGGTGAAAAAATTTCATGAACTTGGAATAAAAACTTTAGGAGATGCTGTTTTAAATCACCGTTGTGCTCATTATCAGAATCCTAACGGTGTTTGGAACTTATTTGGAGGGCGTCTCAACTGGGATGAACGTGCAATTGTTGCTGATGATCCTCATTTTCAG GGTAGGGGAAACAAGAGTAGTGGAGAGAATTTTGATGCTGCACCAAATATTGATCATTCACAGGAATTTGTGAGAAAGGATATTATAGAATGGTTATGCTGGTTGAG AAAAGAAGTTGGATATGATGGATGGAGGCTTGACTTTGCCAGAGGATTTTGGGGTGGCTATGTAAAGGACTACATTCAGGCAAGTGACCCTTATTTTGCTGTAGGAGAGTTTTGGGATTCCCTGAGTTACACAGATGGTGAATTGGATCATAATCAAGATGCTCATAGGCAGAGGATAGTTGATTGGATCAATGCTACCAATGGCACTGCTGGTGCATTTGATGTTACAACCAAAGGGATTCTTCACTCT GCATTTGAAAGATGTGAATACTGGCGATTGTCTGATAGTGGTGGAAATCCACCAGGAGTTATGGGGTGGTGGCCATCTCATGCTGTTACCTTTATTGAAAATCATGACACTGGTTCCACCCAG GGTCATTGGAGATTTCCAAGTGGAAAAGAAATGGAGGGATATGCTTACATTCTTACTCACCCTGGAACTCCATCAGTGTTCTTGGACCACATTTTCTCTCACAATAAAACAGAAGTAGGAACACTTATATCTATCAGGACTAGGAACAAGATCCACTGCAGGAGTGTG GTTCAGATTGTTAAGGCAGAATGGGATGTTTATGCATCTATCATTGATGAAAAAATTGCCATGAAGATTGGACCTGGCCACTTTGAACCCCCTGCTGGCTCCCAAAACTGGTCCTTAGCTATTGCGGGAAGAGACTATAAAATTTGGGAGGCAAAATAA
- the LOC107489191 gene encoding protein FAR1-RELATED SEQUENCE 5-like, translating to MQDADDGMSGETVPEEEVEAMDSSVADADIDAEAAVRIVDGIGSFGAIEFSSLTAKDVLTTEFTSLQAAYDYYNEFGCMKGFSVKRSKVGRRTKQGAEGKIIWQIFVCSREGERDGKHMHREDRKKDPRPITRCRGLSRSYRAVKEGDLHQINSIRKSGLQVPTIFRAFANQSGGFETVGFESLDVDKRLENLFWCDGTSRYNYSVFDDVLGFDATYGRNKYKCPLVIFSGVDHHMRTVVFGCAILSNESEASYVWLLRSFLEAMKEKQPKSVITDGDLAMKSAVSTVFPGAHHMLCSWHLLRNATARVGRLGFPRKFCLCLMGDLEVNEFETIWTDSVVDHGLEDHPWIVDMYSKKHSWSNAHIREKFFAGLKTTSRCEALNMQLGKFIHNGYNLREFVEHF from the exons ATGCAGGATGCTGATGATGGAATGAGCGGCGAAACCGTGCCGGAAGAGGAAGTAGAAGCGATGGATTCGTCTGTCGCAGATGCGGACATAGATGCAGAAGCAGCAGTGAGGATTGTTGATGGGATAGGGTCCTTTGGTGCAATTGAATTTTCTTCCCTGACAGCCAAAGACGTGCTGACGACGGAGTTCACAAGCCTACAGGCAGCTTATGACTACTACAACGAATTCGGTTGCATGAAAGGATTCTCGGTCAAGAGGTCCAAGGTGGGTCGCAGAACAAAGCAGGGGGCAGAGGGCAAAATAATTTGGCAGATATTTGTGTGCTCGAGGGAAGGAGAGCGCGACGGGAAACATATGCATCGGGAAGACAGGAAGAAGGATCCTCGACCGATCACGCGGTGCAG GGGTCTGTCGCGGTCATACAGAGCAGTCAAGGAAGGGGATTTGCACCAAATCAATTCCATAAGGAAATCTGGGTTGCAGGTGCCGACGATTTTCCGTGCGTTTGCCAATCAGTCAGGAGGATTCGAGACTGTTGGGTTCGAG TCGCTGGATGTTGACAAGAGGTTGGAAAATCTCTTCTGGTGCGATGGTACAAGTCGTTATAACTACAGCGTCTTTGATGATGTCCTGGGTTTTGATGCAACTTACGGTCGTAACAAATACAAGTGCCCTTTGGTAATATTCTCAGGGGTGGACCATCATATGCGGACGGTGGTGTTCGGCTGTGCCATCTTGAGCAATGAGAGCGAAGCAAGCTATGTGTGGTTGCTGCGGTCATTTCTTGAGGCAATGAAGGAAAAACAGCCGAAGTCTGTTATCACGGACGGTGACCTCGCCATGAAGAGTGCGGTTAGCACAGTTTTTCCTGGTGCACATCATATGTTGTGTAGCTGGCATCTGTTAAGGAACGCCACTGCTAGAGTTGGACGGCTGGGTTTTCCTAGGAAATTCTGTCTATGCCTCATGGGAGATCTAGAGGTTAACGAATTTGAGACAATATGGACAGATAGCGTGGTGGACCACGGGTTAGAGGATCATCCGTGGATAGTAGATATGTATTCTAAGAAGCATTCCTGGTCTAATGCCCATATCCGGGAGAAATTCTTCGCAGGACTGAAGACGACATCCAGGTGCGAGGCTTTGAATATGCAGCTTGGAAAATTTATACACAACGGGTACAATCTAAGGGAGTTTGTGGAGCACTTCTAA